In one Gopherus evgoodei ecotype Sinaloan lineage chromosome 1, rGopEvg1_v1.p, whole genome shotgun sequence genomic region, the following are encoded:
- the LOC115645706 gene encoding olfactory receptor 51G2-like — MSAVNNTNFNFAVFLLIRIPGQEDVNLWISVPFCLMYVLSIVGNSVILFITKTDPILHEPMYIFLSMLAVTDLGLSISTISTTLGIFLFNSREINRDACFAQLFFIHLFECIESSVLLLMAFDRFIAIRDPLRYASILTLPRIGKMGLVCVLRGVTVMLPFPILLQQFQYCRSNVLSHCYCINQDVMKMACSDIRISSIYGLSVALLTEGLDLLLIFLSYVMILKTVLSITSQAEGLRALNTCVFHLCAVLLFYTPMIGLSLLHRLGEGSSLLFQILLGYISLLVPPLINPLVYSMKSKHLRARILRMFVK; from the coding sequence atgtcagctgtcaataaCACAAACTTCAACTTTGCAGTGTTCCTTCTCATCAGGATACCTGGGCAAGAAGACGTCAATCTCTGGATCTCTGTCCCTTTCTGCTTAATGTATGTTCTTtcaatagtaggaaattcagtcattctgttcattacAAAAACAGATCCAATCCttcatgagcccatgtacattttcctttccatgttggctgtcacagaccttggcttatCGATATCCACCATATCGACAACACTGGGTATATTCTTGTTTAACTCTAGGGAGATCAACCGTGATGCCTGTTttgcccagctgttcttcatccacttgTTTGAATGCATTGAATCCTCTGTGCTgttgttgatggcctttgaccgtTTCATCGCTATCCGTGACCCGCTGAGATATGCTTCCATCTTAACCCTGCCTAGAATAGGtaagatgggactggtgtgtgttCTCAGAGGGGTGACTGTAATGCTCCCATTCCCTATTCTCCTGCAACAGTTCCAATATTGTCGAtccaatgtcctctcccattgcTACTGCATAAACCAGGACGTCATGAAGATGGCTTGTTCAGATATCAGAATAAGCAGCATCTATGGCTTGTCTGTTGCTCTCTTGACGGAGGGGTTGGACTTgctgctcatcttcctctcttatgtgatgatcctcaaaacagtgctgagcatcacgTCCCAGGCGGAGGGTCTCAGGGCCCTGAACACCTGCGTGTTCCACCTCTGTGCCGTCCTTCTCTTCTACACACCAATGATCGGCTTGTCTCTGTTGCACAGATTAGGGGAAGGATCTTCTCTCTTGTTTCAGATTCTCCTGGGCTACATTTCCCTGCTTGTCCCTCCCTTGATTAATCCCCTTGtgtacagcatgaaaagcaaacaccttcgtgCGAGGATACTCAGGATGTTCGTCAAGTGA